In Pseudobacter ginsenosidimutans, the following are encoded in one genomic region:
- the cmk gene encoding (d)CMP kinase: protein MFCFLDEAPVIFRDATPLIMGMDTTKNPMLTENQVTYSSESTLSSPTTLLRRRASLLDRFLVFCLPGNLQDLPAIFDAHFVLVLYKKNMNGKESEIEKLKWVQKFYTRIFELENEQKRHSLPVASSPDALLISGAIALPSSLKIDPLKLLSFGLTNSLRIPAFSAFLQCNMDKKIIITIDGWSSCGKSTLAKQLARELGYVYIDSGAMYRSITLYFLRNHVDWTNPEAVHEALGHIKLQFHANHKNGQSEIFLNDENVEYVIRDLVVAEKVSEVAAIREVREYAVKQQQEMGRKKGIVMDGRDIGTVVFPDAELKIFMTADNAIRVQRRFKELYEKNPNVTIEEVRANLEMRDYIDSHREVSPLRQAEDALVLDNSHLTIRQQLDIALGWVKERL from the coding sequence GTGTTTTGTTTCCTTGATGAGGCCCCGGTTATTTTTCGCGATGCCACCCCCCTGATCATGGGCATGGACACTACTAAAAATCCAATGCTTACCGAAAACCAGGTGACTTACAGTAGTGAGTCCACTTTGTCGTCGCCCACTACATTATTGAGAAGGCGGGCCAGTTTGCTGGACCGCTTTCTTGTTTTCTGCCTTCCTGGTAACCTGCAGGATCTGCCCGCTATCTTTGATGCCCATTTTGTGCTGGTGTTGTACAAGAAGAATATGAATGGCAAGGAAAGTGAAATAGAAAAATTGAAATGGGTACAAAAGTTTTACACCCGCATTTTCGAATTGGAAAATGAACAGAAGCGCCATTCTCTTCCTGTTGCGTCATCACCCGATGCCCTGCTGATATCTGGGGCAATAGCACTCCCATCAAGCCTGAAAATTGACCCATTGAAACTGCTTTCATTCGGCTTGACCAATTCATTGCGGATTCCCGCTTTTTCTGCATTTTTGCAGTGCAACATGGACAAGAAGATCATCATCACCATTGACGGCTGGAGCAGCTGTGGCAAAAGCACCCTTGCAAAACAATTGGCGAGAGAACTGGGATATGTGTATATCGACAGTGGCGCCATGTATCGATCCATCACTCTTTACTTTCTCCGCAATCATGTTGACTGGACAAACCCCGAAGCGGTACACGAAGCATTGGGGCATATCAAACTTCAATTCCACGCCAATCACAAGAATGGCCAGAGTGAAATTTTCCTCAACGACGAGAACGTAGAATATGTGATCCGCGACCTGGTAGTAGCGGAAAAAGTAAGCGAAGTAGCAGCCATCCGTGAAGTGCGTGAATATGCCGTTAAACAACAGCAGGAGATGGGAAGAAAGAAAGGGATCGTGATGGATGGCCGCGATATTGGGACCGTTGTTTTCCCCGATGCCGAGCTTAAAATTTTCATGACCGCCGACAACGCCATCCGCGTTCAGCGCCGTTTCAAAGAGCTCTATGAAAAGAATCCCAATGTGACCATTGAAGAGGTGAGAGCCAATCTTGAAATGCGCGATTATATAGACTCCCACAGGGAAGTAAGCCCGTTAAGACAGGCAGAAGACGCCCTGGTACTGGACAATTCCCATCTTACCATCAGACAGCAACTGGATATCGCCCTCGGATGGGTGAAAGAAAGATTGTAA